The following nucleotide sequence is from Streptomyces sp. HUAS CB01.
GGCAGTCCGAAGGTCACCGACCCCTTGGTATGGCCGGGCGCGTGCCGCACGGTCATCTCCAGACCCGCCAGCTTCAGCGCGGCACCGTCCGTCAGCTCGTGGACGTCGTCGGGCTCCCCCACGGTCAGCTCGCCCATGAGCGGCATGCCGATGGAGCGGCCGAGGGCCTTCTCCGGGTCGCTCATCATGTACCGGTCGGCGGGGTGGATCCACGCCGGTACGTCATGGGCTCCGCACACCGGGACGACCGAGGCGACGTGGTCGATGTGGCCGTGGGTGAGCACCACGGCGACGGGCTTGAGCCGATGCTTCCTGAGCGTCTCCTCGACTCCCTCGGCGGCCTGGTGGCCCGGGTCGATGATC
It contains:
- a CDS encoding MBL fold metallo-hydrolase, which translates into the protein MLIAGFPAGAWGTNCYLVAPAAGEECVIIDPGHQAAEGVEETLRKHRLKPVAVVLTHGHIDHVASVVPVCGAHDVPAWIHPADRYMMSDPEKALGRSIGMPLMGELTVGEPDDVHELTDGAALKLAGLEMTVRHAPGHTKGSVTFGLPEAADIPPVFFSGDLLFAGSIGRTDLPGGDMAEMLDSLARVCLPLDDSTVVLSGHGPQTTIGRERATNPYLREVAAGQGDGGTAAPRRGM